The segment TGATGTAGCGGAACCCTCACGGATTCGCTTTGTTCTTTGCAAGCAGCTCGCAGCAGAAAGCTCTGACGTCATGCAGATTTGGCCCGCCATTGATCTTCGAGGCGGTAAATGCGTTCGCCTTCAACAAGGCGATTACAACCGAGAAACTGTTTTCGGCGATGACCCGGCCGATATGGCGAAGCGCTGGGTCGAGCAAGGCGCCGAATGTCTGCATCTGGTCGATCTTGACGGCGCCAAGGATGGTCAAGTCAGCAACCGCAATGCGATCGCGGCGATTCTCGCGGCGGTAAACATCCCCTGCGAATTGGGCGGCGGCATCCGCGACGAGGAAACGATCAAAACGTTGCTCGATCTCGGTATGGCTCGTCTGGTGATCGGCAGTAAAGCGGTGCGTGAGCCTGATTGGTTTGAAGAAATGTGCATGCGTTATCCCGGCAAGTTGGCGCTGGGGATCGACGCACGCGACGGCTTGGCGGCGACCGACGGTTGGCTCGAAACGAGCAATGTCTCGGCGATCACGCTGGCCCAAAAATACGAACACCTGCCGATTGCGGCAGTTATATATACCGACATTGCGACCGACGGCATGATGTCCGGTCCGAACGTCCCGGCGATGGCGGAAATGAAAGCGTCGATTCGCTTTCCGGTCGTCGCTTCCGGCGGCGTGACCACCGTCGAAGACGTCGCCCAACTGGCGGCAGCCGGCTTGGACGGAGCGATTGTCGGACGAACTTTGTACGAAGGAAAAATGACCGTCTCAGCCGCTGTTGAAGCGGCGCGAGCGGCACTTTTATAGCCCGTGGAACGTTACGTCATCCCCATTAGCGAACACGCGACGTAATCAAAGGAGCGTTTAACCGCCGCACTCAATCCGACGCAGCATTCCCAGGCCGACCGTGGCGAGTTTAAGACCGCACCGGCGATCGGCGACTCGCCAAGTCCTCCATCCCCGTTTTAAGGAGTCTTGGTTATGTCTACCCGTCTTGAGGCAAGCGTCCGCGATATTGTGTTGTGCGGTCACGGCTCTTCTGGCAAAACGAGCCTGATTGACCGCATTCTTGAAACGACTCACGAAGTCGAAGGCCGTCACAGCGTGGACGACGGCACCAGCGTTACCGACTTCGAGCCGGAAGAAAAGCTGCATCACTATTCGGTCGATGCGGCGCTCGCTCACTTCCGTCACCGCGGCGTCCGATTCAATTGCATCGACGCTCCCGGATACCCCGACTTCATTGGCCAAACCATTTCGGCCATGCGCGGCGCCGATACCGCCGTCATCGTCATCGACGCCCATAGCGGAATCGCCGTCAACACGCGCCGCGTCTATATAGAAGCGGAACATGCCGGGCTCGGACGAATCATCGTCGTTAACAAGATGGACATCGAAAACGTCGACTATCCGTCCCTGCTCGACTCGATTCGCGAGACGTTCGGTTCCCACTGCATCCCCTTCAATGTGCCATGCGCCAAAGGGGGTCACTTTGACCGGGTGGTCGGCGTGATGGACGACGGGGCCGACGCCAGCGGCGCTTTGGTCGATCCGACCAGATTCCGCCAGCCGCTGATCGAAGCCGCAATCGAAGCGGACGAAGCGTGGATGGAACGTTACTTTGAGGGCGAAGTCCCCAGTCGCGCCGAATTGGCCGATTTGATTCCGCATGCCGTCGCCGCCGGAGCATTGGTTCCGGTCGTCAGTTGCTCGATCAAGTCGGGCGTCGGTTTCACCGAACTGCTCGATGCACTCGCGGTCTGTGCAGTGCCGCCGTCGATGATGCATCGCAGCGCTCTTGGTCCTGACGGCGAGCCGGTTGAATTGAACGGCGATCCCGATGGTCCGTTGGCCGCCCAGGTATTCAAAACGCGGATCGATCCCTTCGTGCAGAAGTTGTCGTACATCCGCGTCTACAACGGCACGCTCCACAAAGACGAATTGATTCACCTCAACAACGGCAGTCGCAAAGGGGTGAAGATTGGTCAGCTGATGGAAGTGCAGGGCTCCGAACTTCGCCCCGTCGACGAAGCCCATCCCGGCGATATCGTCGCGGTCGCCAAGATCGAAGATCTGCATACCGGCGTCAACGAAGGGGATCTGAAACTTCCCGAGATCGACTTCCCCGAACCGATGGTCGGCGTGGCGATCCGTCCGAAGAGCCGCAACGACGAAGCGAAGCTCAACGCGGCGCTGCACAAGTTGGTTGAAGAAGATCCAACGGTCCGAGTCGACCATGATCCGCAAACGCACGAAGTGGTGCTACGGGGAATGAGCGACTTGCATCTCTGCTTGTTGCAGGAACGTCTCTTGCGACGCGATCACGTCGAGATCGAAACGCACGAGCCGAAGATTCCGTATCGCGAAACGATTCAAAGCGAAGCGGAAGGTTCGTTCCGGCACAAGAAGCAGACCGGCGGTCGCGGACAGTTCGCCGAAGTTCATATTCGGGTCTGCCCCTTGCCGCGTGGAACCGACGTTGAAAAGTTCGCCAACAAGAGTCGCTTCCCCCACATGAAGAATCGGCACTACCTGCCGGAATTCAACTTCCTGTGGATCGACTCGGTGGTCGGCGGCGCGATCCCGGGTAACTTCATGCCGGCGATCGAAAAGGGCTTCCTGGAACGGTTGAACCAGGGGGTGTTGACCGGCTGCCAGATCCAGAATCTGTGCGTCGAAGTCTTCTTTGGCAAGTTCCATCCAGTCGACAGCTCGGAAACGGCGTTCAAGATCGCCGGCTCGAAGGTGCTGCGAGACGTCTTCAAGAAGGCGAATCCGGTGCTGCTGGAACCGATGGCCGAACTGGAGATCACCGTTCCGGAAGCGAAAATGGGGGACGTTTACAGCGATCTCTCGACACGCCGCGGTCAGGTGCTGGGGGCACAGAGCGCCAGTCCAGGCTACCAGACGGTCAGCGCCACGGCGCCGCTTGCCGAGGTAATGACTTACGCCAGAACGCTTTCGAGCATGACCGGCGGGCAAGGATCGTACTCGATGCGGTTTAGTCACTACGACGCCGCTCCGCCGAACGTGCAAGACATGGTTCTGCGTCAGTCGGGCCAAGTCGAGGAGGACGATTCGTAACCGATCGTTCTGACGCGTCATCCAAAACAGTCGCCGGCCGAAATGTTGCAGGCAATGCATTCGCCGGCGACTGGACGTTACAAATCGGGTTAAACTTCGCTTTGGGAGAAAGACGAAGAAAACTGCGCCCCTTTGTCTTCCAGGGGGGCGAAGCGTAAGATACAGTCTCGCCCGGGCGGTAAATTTGCCCCGTTTTACCTAGATTGGTACGTCATCATGTGCCCCGCTTTGCACCGTTTCTGTTGTCGCTGTTGTTGTTAGCGCAAAACGCCCCGTCGATCGAGACGTTCTCGGTCGCCATCGTCTCGCCCACAACGCACGCTCGCCGACGCAGGAAA is part of the Blastopirellula sediminis genome and harbors:
- a CDS encoding elongation factor G — translated: MSTRLEASVRDIVLCGHGSSGKTSLIDRILETTHEVEGRHSVDDGTSVTDFEPEEKLHHYSVDAALAHFRHRGVRFNCIDAPGYPDFIGQTISAMRGADTAVIVIDAHSGIAVNTRRVYIEAEHAGLGRIIVVNKMDIENVDYPSLLDSIRETFGSHCIPFNVPCAKGGHFDRVVGVMDDGADASGALVDPTRFRQPLIEAAIEADEAWMERYFEGEVPSRAELADLIPHAVAAGALVPVVSCSIKSGVGFTELLDALAVCAVPPSMMHRSALGPDGEPVELNGDPDGPLAAQVFKTRIDPFVQKLSYIRVYNGTLHKDELIHLNNGSRKGVKIGQLMEVQGSELRPVDEAHPGDIVAVAKIEDLHTGVNEGDLKLPEIDFPEPMVGVAIRPKSRNDEAKLNAALHKLVEEDPTVRVDHDPQTHEVVLRGMSDLHLCLLQERLLRRDHVEIETHEPKIPYRETIQSEAEGSFRHKKQTGGRGQFAEVHIRVCPLPRGTDVEKFANKSRFPHMKNRHYLPEFNFLWIDSVVGGAIPGNFMPAIEKGFLERLNQGVLTGCQIQNLCVEVFFGKFHPVDSSETAFKIAGSKVLRDVFKKANPVLLEPMAELEITVPEAKMGDVYSDLSTRRGQVLGAQSASPGYQTVSATAPLAEVMTYARTLSSMTGGQGSYSMRFSHYDAAPPNVQDMVLRQSGQVEEDDS
- the hisA gene encoding 1-(5-phosphoribosyl)-5-[(5-phosphoribosylamino)methylideneamino]imidazole-4-carboxamide isomerase, producing MQIWPAIDLRGGKCVRLQQGDYNRETVFGDDPADMAKRWVEQGAECLHLVDLDGAKDGQVSNRNAIAAILAAVNIPCELGGGIRDEETIKTLLDLGMARLVIGSKAVREPDWFEEMCMRYPGKLALGIDARDGLAATDGWLETSNVSAITLAQKYEHLPIAAVIYTDIATDGMMSGPNVPAMAEMKASIRFPVVASGGVTTVEDVAQLAAAGLDGAIVGRTLYEGKMTVSAAVEAARAALL